A genome region from endosymbiont of Acanthamoeba sp. UWC8 includes the following:
- a CDS encoding M1 family metallopeptidase produces the protein MKHIFKVTGANKALIIAFTAIGTGVVACTPGYVGHPKDVNPILATGYDASVFSKPKHTEHQMNYSYSNPEQVSVRHIDIDWNVMLDSKTIEGSVILSIDKKDFLTNQPLILDSRDLVIRKIEGSSDKITFSPIIYKLGKRDPIKGQAIIIPLQDSTNYIRIKYSTSPTAEGLHWIKSEQSEYSSLFTVACPIHARDFIPLQDTPQVRITYTAKIQSKPEFLVLMSASNNPKSKSSNGYYEFEMNNPIPPYLISLAIGDFKFKQLSNYIGIYANPSYIERGITEFADLNKMMKVAESLYGPYLWSRYDLLILPNTFPAGAMENPSLTFVSPTIITGDKSFVSVIAHELAHSWSGNLVTNATWNDIWLNEGITTYMQNRIVEEVYGKKQAEIEVRLSYEQLLKAYKILAPEDLILNQKFRNPNPDDVFTPVPYNKGFLFIKHLEQLFGRSEIDNFLREYTREFAFKAISTNDFEQYLRKHLLNKNSRLSQRASIKEWLYGTDLPTTFIEPSKRHLIAIGNQAKEWAADEITQIDTAGWRGQQWIYFIDNLPTKLSPNKLEELNKILNIKNSRNALIISKWLTLAIANNYEPAYGSLERYLTIIGKMSLIKPIYEELVKTNEGLKIANHIYNKAKPFYHSLTIREINKVFEKAGKD, from the coding sequence GTGAAACATATATTTAAAGTAACGGGTGCAAATAAAGCACTTATAATTGCATTTACTGCTATAGGAACCGGTGTTGTTGCTTGTACTCCCGGTTATGTAGGCCATCCCAAAGATGTAAACCCGATATTAGCAACTGGTTATGATGCATCAGTATTTTCAAAACCCAAACATACTGAGCATCAAATGAACTATTCTTACAGTAACCCGGAGCAAGTTTCGGTTAGACATATTGATATTGATTGGAATGTTATGCTTGATTCGAAAACTATTGAAGGAAGCGTAATTTTATCTATTGATAAAAAAGACTTTTTAACAAATCAACCATTAATCCTAGACTCAAGAGATTTGGTTATAAGAAAAATTGAGGGTTCAAGCGATAAAATAACTTTTTCACCTATTATTTATAAATTAGGAAAAAGAGACCCGATAAAGGGGCAAGCTATAATTATCCCCCTTCAAGATTCTACTAATTATATTCGTATAAAATATAGCACAAGTCCAACAGCCGAAGGGTTGCACTGGATAAAATCAGAACAATCCGAATATTCATCGCTATTCACCGTAGCCTGTCCAATACATGCCAGGGATTTTATACCACTTCAAGATACACCTCAAGTAAGAATAACTTACACGGCTAAAATTCAAAGCAAACCTGAATTTCTGGTATTAATGAGTGCAAGTAATAATCCTAAAAGCAAAAGCTCGAACGGCTATTACGAATTTGAAATGAATAACCCTATACCACCTTATTTGATCAGCCTAGCAATAGGAGATTTTAAATTTAAGCAATTAAGTAATTATATAGGAATTTATGCCAATCCTTCATATATTGAAAGGGGGATCACAGAATTTGCTGATTTAAATAAGATGATGAAAGTAGCAGAATCACTCTATGGACCTTATTTATGGAGCCGCTACGATCTATTAATATTACCTAATACTTTCCCTGCCGGAGCTATGGAAAACCCTTCACTTACTTTTGTTAGTCCTACAATAATTACCGGGGACAAAAGCTTTGTTTCAGTAATTGCACATGAGCTTGCTCATTCTTGGTCGGGCAATTTGGTTACAAACGCTACATGGAATGATATATGGCTAAATGAGGGCATAACTACTTATATGCAAAATCGTATAGTCGAAGAAGTTTACGGTAAAAAACAGGCGGAAATAGAAGTTAGGCTTAGCTATGAACAGCTTTTAAAAGCTTATAAGATATTGGCACCGGAGGATTTGATATTAAATCAAAAATTTCGTAATCCTAATCCTGATGATGTGTTTACCCCTGTTCCTTATAATAAAGGCTTCCTATTTATTAAGCATCTTGAACAACTTTTCGGGAGAAGTGAGATTGATAATTTTTTGCGTGAATATACAAGGGAATTTGCCTTTAAAGCTATTAGTACTAATGATTTTGAGCAATATTTAAGAAAACATTTACTTAATAAAAACAGCCGACTAAGCCAAAGGGCTAGTATAAAAGAGTGGTTATACGGTACTGACTTACCTACCACATTTATAGAACCTAGCAAACGGCATTTAATAGCTATAGGAAATCAGGCAAAAGAATGGGCTGCGGATGAAATTACACAAATTGATACGGCTGGTTGGAGGGGGCAACAATGGATTTATTTTATTGATAATTTACCAACTAAACTTAGCCCTAATAAACTTGAGGAATTGAACAAAATACTTAATATTAAGAATAGCCGGAATGCTTTGATTATTAGTAAATGGTTAACATTAGCAATAGCTAATAACTATGAACCTGCATATGGTAGTTTAGAAAGATATTTAACGATTATAGGTAAAATGAGCTTGATAAAACCTATTTATGAGGAACTGGTAAAAACTAATGAAGGTTTAAAAATAGCAAATCATATTTATAATAAAGCAAAACCGTTTTATCACTCGCTCACGATACGCGAGATTAATAAAGTTTTTGAAAAAGCTGGTAAGGATTGA